From the genome of Deltaproteobacteria bacterium, one region includes:
- a CDS encoding aromatic ring-hydroxylating dioxygenase subunit alpha, with product MLPREENDMLTLVSPDRPMGQLMRSYWIPALLASEIPEPDCPPVRVRLLGEDLVAFRDTQGCIALLEEHCAHRGTSLFFGRNEECGLRCIYHGWKYDIDGKVLDTPAEPADSTLKNKVRQVAYPCKEAGGMIWAYMGAPDKQPLLPNYEWMTLAPENLYVTRSIQDCSWLQGLEGECDSSHLSFLHRSFTGDRPRGGGDGDLYAADTAPTLEGIEMDYGIRMLSCRKVGPDSVYLRVSNIVMPCHGFIPTGGIKGNPEGYTIHSHVPVDDTHSMRYNIHFRRNRSIEPEERQHDEEIGPDFIKIRNFRNDYLIDREKQKRENFTGMGPIFLNHDACATETMGPIYDRSQEHLGVSDMTVIAVRKFLLNAARAVAAGKEPPHIIRTAEQTDVRHVACIATKIPLSRDPKTYVVEQLKKDKYWEA from the coding sequence ATGCTGCCACGCGAAGAAAATGACATGCTAACGCTCGTGAGCCCGGATAGACCGATGGGCCAACTGATGCGCAGCTACTGGATTCCGGCGCTGCTCGCCAGCGAAATTCCCGAACCCGATTGCCCACCGGTGCGCGTGCGCTTGCTCGGTGAGGATCTAGTCGCCTTTCGCGACACGCAAGGCTGCATCGCCTTGCTCGAAGAACATTGCGCCCACCGCGGCACGTCATTATTTTTCGGCAGAAACGAAGAGTGCGGCCTGCGCTGCATTTACCATGGTTGGAAATACGACATCGACGGCAAAGTTCTCGACACTCCGGCGGAGCCCGCTGACAGCACGCTAAAAAATAAAGTCCGCCAGGTCGCCTATCCGTGCAAGGAAGCCGGCGGCATGATCTGGGCCTACATGGGCGCGCCGGACAAGCAGCCGCTCTTGCCCAACTACGAGTGGATGACCCTGGCGCCGGAAAATCTTTACGTCACCCGCTCGATCCAAGACTGTAGTTGGCTGCAAGGTCTCGAAGGCGAATGCGACTCGTCGCATCTGTCGTTCTTGCACCGATCTTTCACCGGCGACCGGCCGCGCGGCGGCGGCGATGGCGATCTCTACGCCGCCGACACCGCGCCGACGTTGGAAGGCATCGAGATGGATTATGGTATCCGCATGTTGTCCTGCCGCAAAGTCGGCCCGGACTCGGTTTACTTGCGCGTGTCGAACATCGTCATGCCCTGCCACGGTTTCATCCCCACCGGCGGCATCAAAGGCAATCCGGAAGGCTACACGATCCACTCGCACGTACCGGTCGATGACACCCACAGCATGCGCTACAACATCCACTTCCGCCGCAACCGTTCCATCGAGCCGGAAGAACGGCAGCACGACGAAGAGATCGGCCCCGACTTTATTAAAATACGCAATTTTCGCAACGACTATCTCATCGACCGCGAAAAACAAAAGCGGGAGAACTTCACCGGCATGGGCCCGATCTTTTTAAACCACGACGCCTGCGCCACCGAAACCATGGGGCCGATTTACGACCGCTCCCAAGAACACTTGGGCGTCAGCGACATGACCGTCATCGCCGTGCGAAAATTTTTGTTGAACGCCGCCCGCGCCGTCGCCGCCGGCAAGGAACCGCCGCACATCATCCGCACCGCCGAACAAACCGACGTGCGCCACGTCGCCTGCATCGCGACGAAGATTCCCCTGAGCAGAGATCCGAAAACCTACGTCGTTGAACAGTTGAAAAAAGACAAATACTGGGAAGCGTAA
- the maiA gene encoding maleylacetoacetate isomerase, whose product MKLYTFFRSSASYRVRIALNFKGIAYESAPIHLRRGGGEQLMPAYTAINPQALVPTLDDNGKIMTQSLAIIEYLEETHPNPPLLPKDPADKALVRSMALVVACEVHPIQNLRVLNYVKATYNQTDAQVNQWAQHWIDLGLAALQEMIHAQPKRGKFCFGDSPTLADVCLIPQLGNARRYGCDLAKYPTILAIENNCNAIPAFANAASEKQPDAE is encoded by the coding sequence ATGAAACTCTATACTTTTTTCCGCAGCTCCGCGTCCTATCGCGTGCGCATCGCGCTCAACTTCAAAGGCATCGCCTACGAGTCGGCGCCGATTCACCTGCGGCGCGGCGGCGGCGAGCAACTGATGCCAGCCTACACCGCGATCAATCCGCAAGCGTTGGTGCCGACATTAGACGACAACGGCAAGATTATGACCCAATCGTTGGCGATCATCGAATATCTTGAAGAGACCCATCCTAACCCGCCGCTCTTGCCGAAAGACCCAGCGGACAAAGCGCTGGTGCGCAGCATGGCGCTGGTCGTCGCTTGCGAAGTGCACCCGATACAAAATCTGCGCGTGTTAAACTACGTCAAGGCGACCTACAACCAAACAGACGCGCAGGTGAATCAGTGGGCGCAACATTGGATCGATCTCGGTCTCGCCGCACTCCAAGAGATGATTCATGCGCAGCCCAAGCGCGGCAAGTTCTGTTTCGGCGACAGCCCGACACTGGCCGATGTTTGCCTGATCCCCCAACTCGGCAACGCCCGCCGCTACGGCTGCGATCTGGCGAAATACCCGACGATCTTGGCGATCGAAAACAACTGCAACGCCATTCCTGCCTTCGCCAACGCCGCGTCGGAAAAGCAACCGGACGCGGAGTAA
- a CDS encoding YdcF family protein, with translation MFLLKQFIKALLLPPMPWLLLLLAVVIFWQRRWARKLLLLIIFLILALHSGPLNYALRYPLESRYPPLLDPKRAGTYDAIVVLTSGSIAARGLIPFPSIDEAMFRRLDEAWRLYRIQPKPIIVSGGHVDPFTPAKDENKIVREFLIRWGVPKSDVFGEEKSRDTFENALETQKLLNKHGWKRYLLVTSALHMPRSMLVFSSRVPEPIPAPGDFSVGKIELTPFEFSPNESVAPRIFAALHEYIGWVNYYLRLKYASD, from the coding sequence ATGTTCCTCCTCAAACAATTCATCAAAGCCCTGCTCCTGCCGCCCATGCCGTGGCTGCTCTTGCTGCTCGCGGTGGTGATTTTTTGGCAGCGGCGCTGGGCGCGGAAACTTTTGCTGTTGATAATTTTTCTAATTCTCGCGCTGCACAGCGGCCCGCTCAACTACGCGCTCCGCTATCCGTTGGAGTCGCGCTACCCGCCGCTGCTCGATCCCAAACGAGCCGGCACTTACGACGCCATCGTCGTGCTCACCAGCGGCAGCATCGCGGCGCGCGGCTTGATTCCCTTTCCGTCGATTGATGAAGCGATGTTTCGTCGTCTCGACGAAGCCTGGCGGCTGTATCGCATCCAACCCAAGCCGATCATCGTCAGCGGCGGCCACGTCGATCCGTTCACGCCGGCCAAAGATGAAAACAAAATCGTCCGGGAGTTCTTGATCCGCTGGGGCGTGCCCAAGAGCGACGTCTTCGGCGAAGAAAAATCCCGTGACACTTTCGAAAACGCGCTAGAAACTCAAAAGCTGCTCAACAAGCATGGCTGGAAGCGCTACCTCTTGGTCACCTCGGCGTTGCACATGCCGCGCAGCATGTTGGTCTTCTCCAGCCGCGTGCCCGAACCGATTCCGGCGCCGGGCGATTTTTCCGTCGGCAAGATCGAGCTTACGCCCTTCGAATTTTCCCCCAACGAAAGCGTCGCGCCGCGAATCTTCGCAGCGCTGCATGAATACATCGGCTGGGTGAACTATTACTTGCGGCTGAAGTACGCCAGCGACTGA
- a CDS encoding ABC transporter ATP-binding protein: MISINNLVKIYKSGTDSVRAVDGVSIEIAEHEFFVLLGLSGSGKTTLLRCVAGLERPDGGEITISNTLVSSAEHNFFINAEGRGLGMVFQSYAVWPHMTVFQNVAFPLLNGPHKYSAEAVKKKVATALEMVQLGGLADRPAPFLSGGQQQRVALARALAVEPKVLLMDEPLSNLDARLREEVRDEIKNLSKKFGMAVLYVTHDQVEAMALADRVAVMSKGKVLQCAPPRDLYEAPASRDVCEFLGSTNLIDGVISNSGQIDSDIGKLACAVHDGNLKNVSVAIRPEELLLSETATGSENEFSAEVLSSTFLGELTICDLQVSGQKLRFKTTQRAAPPKQVYIRLPADKLKLFAR, from the coding sequence ATGATCTCGATCAATAATCTAGTAAAAATTTACAAATCCGGTACCGACTCGGTGCGCGCCGTCGACGGCGTCAGCATCGAAATCGCCGAACACGAGTTCTTCGTTCTGCTCGGTCTCAGCGGCTCCGGCAAGACCACCTTGCTGCGCTGCGTCGCCGGTCTAGAGCGGCCCGACGGCGGCGAGATCACCATCAGCAACACGCTGGTCAGTTCCGCCGAACACAATTTCTTTATCAACGCGGAAGGGCGCGGCTTGGGCATGGTTTTTCAATCCTACGCCGTCTGGCCGCACATGACGGTATTTCAAAACGTCGCCTTCCCTCTGCTCAATGGCCCGCATAAATATTCCGCCGAAGCGGTCAAGAAAAAAGTCGCTACTGCTTTAGAGATGGTCCAGCTCGGCGGCCTCGCCGACCGGCCCGCGCCGTTTCTGAGCGGCGGCCAGCAGCAGCGCGTGGCGTTGGCGCGCGCTCTCGCCGTGGAACCGAAAGTGCTGCTGATGGACGAACCGCTGAGCAATCTCGACGCCCGCCTGCGCGAAGAAGTGCGCGATGAGATCAAAAACTTATCGAAGAAATTCGGCATGGCCGTGCTCTACGTCACCCACGACCAAGTCGAAGCTATGGCGCTCGCCGATCGCGTCGCGGTGATGAGCAAAGGCAAAGTCCTGCAATGCGCGCCGCCGCGGGATCTCTACGAAGCGCCGGCGAGCCGCGACGTTTGTGAATTTCTCGGCTCGACCAATTTGATCGACGGCGTAATCAGCAACAGCGGTCAAATCGATAGCGACATCGGCAAGCTCGCCTGCGCGGTTCACGATGGCAATTTAAAAAATGTCAGCGTCGCCATCCGTCCGGAAGAGTTGCTGCTAAGCGAGACAGCCACCGGAAGCGAAAACGAATTCAGCGCGGAAGTTTTGTCGTCGACGTTTCTTGGCGAGCTGACGATTTGCGACTTGCAGGTCAGCGGCCAAAAGCTGCGCTTCAAAACCACCCAAAGAGCCGCGCCGCCCAAACAAGTTTACATCCGCCTGCCGGCTGATAAATTGAAACTTTTCGCTAGATAA